A portion of the Paenibacillus hamazuiensis genome contains these proteins:
- the ltrA gene encoding group II intron reverse transcriptase/maturase, which translates to MKEGKGEVGFREGVEVPRKRRWHSLIDKIWAMPNLEEAFREVKRNRGAAGVDGVTIKVFESELERNLRTLQQELRAKAYKPMPVRRMYISKENGGQRPLGIPAIRDRVVQAATRRILEPIYEATFMECSFGFRPGRSAHMALENIRKDLMDGYVYVIDADLKSYFDLIPHDKLLKAVKEEVVDGSVLKLIESFLKSGVMENGSFHLNEQGSPQGGVISPLLANIYLNPLDKLMTERKHRITRYADDFVICCKSQKGAERVLQGVIRLLEQELGLKVHPEKTKIVNNLEQSFMFLGHEFKPGFWVTPSSKAKQKFKERVKAITRRNQTVNVEQLIRKKLNPYLRGWGSYFGWGNVGSLMREYDAWIRRRLRMVQLRSWKKPKNFYRALRKNKWRGELPKMRMFAWRSSLSKPASVAMPNDWFRERGLVFLVDIYNEHHPQRG; encoded by the coding sequence ATGAAGGAAGGAAAAGGAGAGGTAGGCTTTCGTGAGGGAGTAGAAGTCCCGAGAAAACGCAGATGGCACAGCCTCATCGACAAGATATGGGCGATGCCGAACCTTGAGGAGGCATTCCGGGAGGTCAAGCGCAACCGGGGAGCAGCGGGAGTAGACGGAGTGACCATAAAGGTATTCGAGAGTGAACTGGAGCGTAACTTAAGAACGCTTCAGCAGGAGCTGCGGGCGAAGGCATACAAGCCGATGCCGGTCAGGCGCATGTACATTTCCAAGGAAAATGGGGGTCAAAGGCCGCTCGGGATACCCGCAATTCGCGATCGCGTAGTACAGGCGGCGACCCGCCGAATCCTCGAACCGATTTACGAGGCGACATTTATGGAGTGTAGTTTTGGGTTTCGCCCGGGACGCAGTGCACACATGGCGCTGGAGAACATTCGGAAAGATCTCATGGATGGATACGTTTATGTGATCGACGCCGACCTGAAATCGTATTTCGATCTCATTCCACATGACAAGTTGCTTAAGGCCGTCAAGGAAGAAGTGGTGGATGGTAGTGTCCTAAAGCTCATAGAAAGCTTCTTAAAGTCCGGAGTCATGGAGAACGGAAGTTTTCACCTGAACGAGCAAGGAAGTCCACAGGGTGGGGTTATTAGTCCGCTTTTGGCGAATATCTACCTAAACCCGCTGGATAAGCTCATGACTGAACGGAAGCACCGTATAACACGGTACGCCGATGATTTTGTGATCTGCTGCAAATCCCAAAAGGGGGCAGAGAGGGTACTCCAAGGTGTTATTCGTCTACTGGAACAAGAGCTTGGGCTCAAAGTACACCCGGAGAAAACCAAGATCGTGAACAACTTGGAACAGTCCTTTATGTTCCTAGGTCATGAGTTTAAACCGGGATTTTGGGTTACTCCATCCTCGAAAGCCAAACAGAAATTTAAAGAACGCGTGAAAGCAATTACGCGGCGGAACCAAACGGTGAATGTGGAACAGCTGATCCGAAAGAAGTTGAATCCATATTTACGTGGATGGGGTAGCTATTTTGGCTGGGGCAACGTAGGAAGTCTGATGAGAGAGTACGATGCATGGATAAGGAGAAGGCTCCGGATGGTACAGTTGCGGAGCTGGAAAAAGCCGAAGAACTTCTACAGGGCACTAAGAAAGAATAAGTGGAGGGGAGAGCTTCCCAAGATGCGTATGTTCGCATGGAGAAGCTCGCTATCCAAGCCAGCCAGTGTTGCAATGCCAAACGATTGGTTCAGAGAAAGAGGTCTCGTTTTTCTCGTAGACATCTATAATGAACATCATCCCCAGCGGGGATAA
- the cysI gene encoding assimilatory sulfite reductase (NADPH) hemoprotein subunit, with translation MANTKLTAPEGPPSDVERIKLESNYLRGTLAESMLGPLSAGIPDDDNRLMKFHGSYLQDDRDLRNERQKQKLEPAYQFMLRVRMPGGVAQPGQWLVMDELARKYGNGTLKLTTRQTFQMHGILKWNMKKTIQSIHQALLDTIAACGDVNRNVMCNPNPYQSEIHAEVYEWAKRLSNDLLPRTRAYHELWLDEEIVASTPEQEEIEPMYGPLYLPRKFKIGIAVPPSNDVDVYSQDLGFIAIVEDGRLTGFNVAIGGGMGMSHGDKETYPQLAKVIGFCKPEQIYDVAEKVITIQRDYGNRSQRKNARFKYTVDRLGLETVKEELERRLGWRLGEAKPYHFNDNGDRYGWVQGVGDKWHFTMFIQGGRVTDYEGYPLMTGLREIAKVHTGDFRLTANQNLIIANVSPQKKAEITELLERYGLHDGKRHSGLRRSSMACVALPTCGLAMAEAERYLPVLIDKIEEILDENGLRDEEITIRMTGCPNGCARHALSEIGFIGKAPGKYNMYLGAAFDGSRLSKMYRENIGEEEILRELRLLLPRYAKERESGEHFGDFVIRTGIIAATTDGTNFHD, from the coding sequence ATGGCAAATACAAAATTAACCGCGCCGGAAGGGCCACCAAGTGATGTAGAGCGCATTAAGCTCGAAAGCAATTATTTGCGGGGCACCTTGGCCGAATCGATGCTGGGACCGCTCAGTGCCGGCATTCCGGATGACGATAACCGACTGATGAAGTTTCATGGCAGCTACCTCCAGGACGACCGCGATCTTCGAAACGAAAGGCAGAAGCAGAAGCTTGAGCCTGCCTATCAATTCATGCTGCGCGTACGGATGCCGGGCGGCGTCGCTCAACCCGGGCAGTGGCTCGTGATGGATGAGCTGGCCCGGAAATACGGGAACGGCACCTTAAAGCTCACGACGCGCCAGACGTTCCAGATGCATGGGATTTTGAAATGGAATATGAAAAAAACGATCCAATCCATCCATCAGGCGCTGCTCGATACGATTGCCGCGTGCGGTGATGTGAACCGGAATGTCATGTGCAACCCCAATCCGTATCAATCGGAAATTCATGCCGAGGTGTACGAATGGGCGAAGCGGTTAAGCAACGATTTGCTGCCGCGGACGAGAGCTTATCACGAACTGTGGCTTGATGAGGAAATCGTTGCGTCGACTCCGGAGCAGGAAGAGATCGAACCGATGTACGGACCGCTTTATTTGCCGCGGAAATTTAAAATCGGCATTGCCGTTCCGCCGTCCAATGACGTCGACGTCTATTCGCAGGATTTGGGATTTATTGCGATTGTCGAGGATGGGCGGCTCACAGGCTTCAACGTTGCGATCGGCGGCGGGATGGGGATGTCGCACGGCGACAAGGAGACGTATCCGCAGCTGGCCAAAGTGATCGGCTTTTGCAAGCCGGAGCAAATTTACGACGTTGCCGAGAAAGTCATCACGATTCAGCGCGACTACGGCAACCGTTCGCAGCGCAAAAACGCCCGTTTCAAATATACGGTGGACCGGCTCGGGCTGGAGACGGTCAAGGAGGAGCTGGAACGCCGTCTGGGCTGGAGGTTAGGCGAGGCCAAGCCGTATCACTTTAACGATAACGGAGACCGGTACGGCTGGGTGCAGGGCGTAGGCGATAAGTGGCATTTTACGATGTTCATCCAGGGCGGCCGCGTTACGGACTACGAAGGTTATCCATTGATGACGGGCTTGCGGGAAATTGCCAAGGTTCATACCGGCGATTTCCGTTTAACCGCCAACCAGAACCTGATCATCGCCAATGTGTCGCCACAAAAGAAAGCGGAGATTACCGAGCTGCTTGAACGCTACGGACTGCACGATGGCAAACGTCATTCCGGGCTCCGCCGCAGCTCGATGGCCTGTGTGGCGCTGCCTACCTGCGGTCTGGCCATGGCCGAAGCCGAGCGTTACCTGCCCGTGCTGATCGACAAAATCGAGGAGATTTTGGACGAGAATGGGCTGCGGGATGAGGAAATTACGATTCGGATGACAGGTTGCCCGAACGGCTGCGCACGCCATGCACTCTCTGAGATCGGTTTTATCGGAAAAGCACCGGGCAAATACAATATGTATCTGGGCGCTGCATTTGACGGCAGCCGGTTAAGCAAGATGTACCGGGAAAATATCGGAGAGGAAGAAATTCTCCGTGAACTTCGTTTGCTGCTACCCCGGTATGCGAAAGAAAGGGAAAGCGGGGAGCACTTCGGCGATTTCGTCATTCGCACAGGCATTATCGCCGCGACAACAGACGGTACCAATTTCCATGATTAA
- a CDS encoding CBO0543 family protein yields the protein MLFLYISVIVLNAAAYWIPKKLTKQELYITTIFAYVLQWLTDMILDLKYDLYGYFGKGFNWPSLLVVYGIFPAVNILYLNLYPYGRSVGRKVLYIFGWTAFTLLYEVVALKSGWFYYNGWKLWYSAIADPVLFVMLGVHLKIIRRLFYERNG from the coding sequence ATGCTGTTCCTTTATATTTCCGTTATTGTTTTGAATGCAGCTGCATATTGGATACCGAAAAAATTGACCAAACAGGAACTCTATATCACAACGATCTTTGCCTACGTTCTTCAATGGTTAACCGACATGATATTGGATTTGAAATATGACCTTTACGGCTATTTCGGAAAAGGTTTCAACTGGCCTTCTCTGTTGGTCGTATATGGGATTTTCCCTGCCGTTAACATCCTTTATCTGAACTTGTACCCTTACGGCCGAAGCGTCGGGCGTAAAGTGTTATATATTTTCGGTTGGACTGCGTTCACCCTGCTGTATGAAGTGGTTGCCTTGAAAAGCGGATGGTTCTATTACAACGGTTGGAAATTATGGTATTCCGCAATAGCGGATCCGGTGTTATTCGTCATGCTGGGAGTGCATTTAAAGATCATTAGGCGACTGTTCTACGAACGGAACGGGTAA
- a CDS encoding malate:quinone oxidoreductase has translation MSNRQTKTDVILIGAGIMSATLGSLLKELVPNWEITVFERLASAGEESSNEWNNAGTGHASLCELNYTVEKSDGTIDISKAVKVNEEYQVSKQFWSYLVKSNLIRNPQDFIMPLPHMSFVQGEQDVAFLKKRFEAMSGNPLFQGMEFSDDPDKLKEWIPLMMKDRGSNKPIAATRIESGTDVNFGALTRMLFAHLKSKNVDIKFKHNVDDIKRTSDGLWELKVRNIDSGAVERHTAKFVFIGGGGGSLHLLQKSGIPEGKGIGGFPVSGLFMVCQNPDVVAQHHAKVYGKAAVGAPPMSVPHLDTRYIDNKESLLFGPFAGFSPKFLKFGSMFDLITSVKPHNLVTMMAAGVKNASLTAYLIKQVMLSKEQRMEELREFVPNAKSEDWDLLVAGQRVQIIKDTAAGKGTLQFGTEVISAADGSIAALLGASPGASTAVSVMLEVIKKCFPQQIKTWEPKIKEMIPSYGISLLKHPELIQDIHASTARILGLSEKVPVQMASRTVS, from the coding sequence ATGAGCAACAGACAAACTAAAACAGACGTTATCTTGATTGGTGCCGGAATTATGAGCGCAACTTTAGGGTCACTGCTGAAAGAATTAGTACCGAACTGGGAAATTACAGTGTTTGAGAGGCTTGCAAGCGCAGGAGAGGAAAGCTCTAACGAATGGAATAATGCGGGTACCGGCCACGCATCATTGTGCGAGCTTAACTATACCGTGGAAAAGTCGGACGGAACCATCGATATTAGCAAAGCTGTTAAAGTGAATGAAGAATACCAGGTTTCCAAGCAGTTTTGGTCTTATCTGGTAAAAAGCAATTTGATTCGTAATCCGCAAGATTTTATCATGCCGCTACCTCATATGAGTTTCGTACAAGGGGAACAAGACGTTGCATTTCTTAAAAAACGTTTTGAGGCGATGTCGGGCAATCCCTTGTTCCAAGGGATGGAGTTTTCCGACGATCCGGATAAACTGAAGGAATGGATTCCGCTTATGATGAAGGACCGGGGCTCGAATAAACCTATAGCAGCTACCAGAATCGAATCCGGAACGGATGTCAATTTTGGCGCTTTGACGCGCATGTTGTTCGCCCACTTAAAAAGTAAAAATGTCGACATAAAATTCAAACATAATGTGGATGATATTAAACGTACGAGCGACGGCTTATGGGAATTGAAAGTTCGTAACATCGACAGCGGTGCGGTCGAACGGCATACGGCAAAATTCGTCTTTATCGGCGGCGGCGGAGGAAGCCTGCATCTGCTGCAAAAGTCCGGCATCCCGGAAGGAAAAGGAATCGGCGGATTTCCGGTTAGCGGACTATTTATGGTGTGTCAAAACCCGGACGTCGTAGCGCAGCATCATGCCAAAGTATATGGCAAGGCAGCGGTCGGCGCGCCTCCGATGTCTGTTCCGCATCTTGATACAAGATATATCGACAACAAGGAATCGTTGTTATTCGGACCGTTTGCCGGATTCTCGCCAAAATTTTTAAAATTCGGTTCGATGTTTGATTTGATAACTTCCGTCAAACCGCACAATCTCGTAACGATGATGGCGGCAGGCGTAAAAAATGCTTCACTGACCGCATACCTGATCAAGCAAGTGATGTTATCGAAGGAACAACGTATGGAAGAGCTGCGGGAATTCGTACCGAATGCCAAAAGCGAGGATTGGGATTTGCTGGTCGCGGGCCAGCGTGTGCAAATTATTAAGGATACGGCTGCCGGCAAAGGAACTTTGCAATTTGGCACGGAGGTTATCAGCGCTGCCGACGGCTCGATAGCCGCCTTGCTTGGCGCTTCCCCAGGTGCTTCCACCGCCGTTTCCGTCATGCTTGAAGTTATAAAAAAATGCTTCCCGCAGCAAATAAAAACGTGGGAACCGAAAATAAAAGAAATGATACCTTCTTACGGCATTTCGCTATTGAAACACCCGGAACTTATCCAAGACATTCATGCTTCAACAGCGCGGATACTCGGTCTCAGTGAAAAAGTACCGGTACAGATGGCAAGCCGAACCGTATCGTAA
- a CDS encoding CBO0543 family protein gives MLFLFGSILVLNTLAYFVPKKMTWPQLYLTTFFSFCLQQLADLILNIKYDLYGFFQKGVDWASFLPIFGLFPAVSILFLNLFPYNAGIGRKTLYLLGWSAFSISYEACALKAGWFYYNGWKLSYSALIHPWLFLLLLWHFRIVQRIS, from the coding sequence ATGCTCTTTCTTTTTGGCTCCATCCTTGTCCTCAACACGTTGGCATATTTCGTTCCCAAAAAAATGACATGGCCGCAGCTTTACCTTACAACTTTCTTCTCGTTCTGCCTTCAGCAGTTAGCCGACTTGATCCTGAACATCAAATACGATCTATACGGATTTTTCCAAAAAGGAGTGGACTGGGCTTCCTTTCTACCGATTTTCGGACTGTTTCCGGCTGTGAGTATCCTCTTTCTCAATCTGTTTCCATACAATGCCGGAATTGGACGTAAAACGCTTTATCTTCTCGGATGGTCAGCTTTTTCCATTTCCTATGAAGCATGCGCCTTAAAGGCCGGATGGTTTTATTACAACGGATGGAAGCTGTCGTACTCCGCTCTGATCCACCCTTGGCTGTTCCTTCTTTTGTTGTGGCATTTCCGTATTGTCCAAAGAATCTCATAA
- a CDS encoding sigma-70 family RNA polymerase sigma factor → MTTLALDIQQWKNICKNEFEMDPNDVPVPQNRLTKTELNRKRSQLDEFLSGNSRFTEYIVGEVKDTPFLLAITDHKGFLLKMYCDTTMGNLIHKMGITEGVQFREQDAGINSISMSVRFQEAVKITGNEHFHYCLQDKSCFSIPLRLSHKEIGTFSIMTFAEHMGNNLLQLITSSVKKAEQIRTTHEFYELYNHDVYRYLCYLTKDKEIAKDLSQQTFLSIFNGIESFKQESSPKSWIYRIAHNTFVSWYRKERKLKTLHLDEHAQFIQTQFHEPHRYAEIQWQLNEVIEHISKLKPDYQEVIYLREFKQLSYQEISDCTGWSNSNIKTMLYRARNKLKILIEKANIRK, encoded by the coding sequence TTGACCACACTTGCATTAGATATCCAACAATGGAAAAATATATGTAAAAACGAATTTGAGATGGATCCTAATGATGTTCCTGTCCCTCAAAATAGGCTCACGAAAACAGAACTAAATAGAAAACGATCTCAGCTGGATGAATTTTTATCCGGCAACAGCCGCTTTACCGAGTATATTGTTGGCGAAGTCAAGGACACTCCTTTTTTACTGGCGATTACTGACCATAAGGGCTTTCTTCTAAAAATGTATTGTGATACTACCATGGGAAATTTAATCCATAAAATGGGAATAACGGAAGGCGTGCAGTTCAGAGAGCAGGATGCCGGAATCAACTCGATATCTATGTCTGTTCGCTTTCAAGAGGCGGTCAAAATAACGGGGAATGAACATTTTCATTATTGCCTTCAAGATAAATCCTGTTTTTCCATCCCTTTGCGGTTATCGCATAAGGAAATTGGGACATTTTCAATTATGACGTTCGCTGAACATATGGGTAATAATCTTTTACAGTTGATAACTTCTTCCGTTAAAAAGGCGGAACAAATCAGAACCACTCATGAATTTTACGAGTTATATAATCATGACGTTTATCGTTATTTATGTTATTTGACAAAAGATAAAGAGATTGCCAAGGATCTGAGCCAACAAACTTTTTTATCCATCTTTAATGGAATAGAGTCCTTTAAACAGGAAAGCTCTCCAAAATCATGGATCTATCGGATTGCACATAATACATTTGTATCCTGGTATCGAAAAGAACGTAAACTGAAAACCCTTCATTTGGACGAACATGCCCAATTTATACAAACGCAATTTCATGAACCGCATCGATATGCGGAAATTCAATGGCAGCTAAATGAAGTTATAGAACATATATCAAAGCTGAAACCGGATTATCAGGAAGTCATTTACTTACGGGAGTTTAAGCAATTAAGTTATCAGGAAATTTCCGACTGCACGGGTTGGTCTAATTCAAATATAAAAACCATGTTGTATCGGGCTAGAAATAAACTAAAAATATTAATTGAGAAAGCAAACATCCGCAAGTGA
- a CDS encoding assimilatory sulfite reductase (NADPH) flavoprotein subunit, translating into MQFQVNNSPFSQEQVDLLNRLISTLNESQKIWLSGYLAASAAIQAPSGALGLSQPAPSGVPAVSKEVTVLYGSQSGNAQGLAKKSAKALEANGFEVTLSSMSDFKTNQLKKVQQLLIIVSTHGEGEPPDNAISFHEFLHSKRAPRLDGVSFSVLSLGDSSYELFCQTGKDFDARLEELGGTRLFERVDCDVDYDEPAAEWLQGVIQRLKEGQGGAVSAAAPSAAAETIASESAYSRTNPFQAEVLTNINLNGRGSNKETRHIELSLEGSGLNFKPGDSLGVYPHNDPALVDLLLEHTKWDPNEQVVINKQGEVRPLREALIEYFEITVLTKPLLDKLAPLAANKKVLELLEAGNEEQCKAYIHGRDLVDFVRDYGPMQGSAQDVVSQLRKIPARLYSIASSQSANPDEVHLTIGALRYEAHGRERNGVCSIFCAERLQPGDRVPVFIQHNSNFKLPEDPSTPIIMVGPGTGIAPFRSFMQEREEIGATGRSWLFFGDQHFTTDFLYQTEWQRWIKDGVLTRMDVAFSRDTEEKVYVQHRMLQHSKELFTWLQQGAAVYICGDEKRMARDVHRTLVDIIEKEGGMSREQAEEYLAAMQQNKRYQRDVY; encoded by the coding sequence TTGCAATTTCAGGTAAATAACAGTCCCTTTAGCCAGGAACAGGTCGATCTTCTGAATCGACTTATTTCGACCCTGAACGAGTCGCAAAAGATTTGGCTCAGCGGATATCTCGCCGCGTCGGCGGCGATTCAAGCACCTTCCGGTGCACTCGGGTTGTCGCAGCCGGCGCCAAGCGGTGTGCCGGCCGTAAGTAAAGAAGTGACCGTACTCTACGGCTCGCAGTCCGGCAATGCGCAGGGACTTGCGAAAAAGTCGGCGAAGGCGCTTGAGGCGAACGGTTTTGAAGTCACCCTTTCGTCAATGAGCGATTTCAAAACGAATCAGCTCAAGAAGGTACAGCAGCTGCTTATTATCGTCAGCACACATGGAGAAGGCGAACCGCCTGATAATGCGATCTCATTCCATGAGTTTTTGCACAGCAAACGGGCGCCGCGGCTGGATGGCGTCAGCTTCTCGGTCCTGTCGCTTGGCGACAGCTCGTACGAGTTGTTTTGCCAGACCGGCAAAGATTTCGATGCCAGGCTGGAAGAGCTCGGCGGAACAAGGTTGTTCGAACGTGTCGATTGCGACGTGGACTATGACGAGCCGGCGGCGGAATGGCTGCAGGGCGTGATTCAGCGTTTGAAGGAAGGACAAGGGGGGGCCGTTTCCGCCGCTGCTCCTTCAGCGGCAGCTGAAACGATCGCCTCGGAATCTGCCTATTCCAGAACGAATCCTTTCCAGGCCGAGGTCTTGACGAATATCAATTTGAACGGCCGCGGGTCCAATAAAGAAACGCGCCATATCGAGCTTTCTCTTGAAGGCTCGGGGCTTAACTTTAAACCTGGCGACAGCTTGGGCGTCTACCCTCACAACGATCCGGCACTGGTGGATCTTCTGCTCGAACATACAAAGTGGGATCCAAACGAGCAGGTAGTCATCAATAAACAAGGCGAGGTCCGGCCTCTGAGAGAGGCGCTGATCGAATATTTCGAGATTACGGTCCTAACGAAACCGCTGCTTGACAAGTTAGCGCCGCTTGCAGCGAATAAGAAGGTTCTTGAGCTGCTGGAGGCCGGCAATGAGGAGCAGTGCAAAGCCTACATCCACGGACGCGACCTGGTGGACTTCGTCCGCGATTACGGCCCGATGCAAGGAAGCGCCCAAGATGTGGTTTCCCAGCTCAGAAAAATACCGGCGCGTTTGTATTCCATTGCAAGCTCGCAGTCGGCCAATCCCGATGAGGTGCATCTGACCATCGGGGCGCTCCGCTATGAGGCGCACGGGCGGGAGCGTAACGGAGTTTGCTCGATTTTCTGTGCGGAACGATTGCAGCCTGGAGATAGGGTTCCCGTGTTCATCCAGCACAATTCGAACTTCAAGCTTCCGGAAGACCCGAGCACGCCGATCATAATGGTCGGCCCCGGCACAGGAATCGCGCCTTTCCGCTCCTTCATGCAGGAACGGGAAGAAATTGGCGCAACCGGCCGATCCTGGCTGTTCTTTGGAGATCAGCATTTCACGACCGACTTCTTGTACCAGACCGAATGGCAGCGATGGATCAAAGACGGCGTCCTTACCCGTATGGATGTGGCGTTCTCGCGCGATACGGAGGAGAAGGTCTACGTGCAGCATCGCATGCTTCAGCATAGCAAGGAATTGTTCACCTGGCTGCAGCAGGGTGCGGCGGTTTACATTTGCGGCGATGAGAAGCGGATGGCTCGGGACGTTCATCGGACTCTCGTGGACATCATCGAGAAGGAAGGCGGCATGAGCCGCGAACAAGCGGAAGAATATCTCGCAGCCATGCAGCAAAATAAACGATATCAGAGAGACGTGTACTGA
- a CDS encoding alpha/beta hydrolase, producing the protein MAEIRTSRYDLKEEGGCSMEKEMFLFPGKAPGSERVQLEEKIFEEPWEHTFKRVVQGVTAPSVIPYVPEQPNGVAVIVIPGGGYRRQVLNLEGADIAKWLNSFGVTAFVLKHRMPGDGHEHALDVPLQDGQRAVRLVRSMAFQYGINPEKVGVMGFSAGGHLASALGTCYDRKFYEPIDSADQISAKPDFMVLCYPCISLNGWDGKDKDFPTPLMEMVKKYSTDELVTKDTPTSFIMVADDDTTTPAEHSVSFYLALRKARVSAELHAYKSGKHGFGMGTTKGPVQGWTAACKSWLETVTAM; encoded by the coding sequence ATGGCTGAAATTCGAACAAGCCGCTATGATTTAAAGGAGGAAGGTGGTTGTTCCATGGAAAAAGAAATGTTTCTGTTTCCGGGCAAAGCTCCGGGATCGGAAAGAGTACAGCTGGAAGAAAAAATTTTTGAAGAACCTTGGGAACATACCTTTAAAAGGGTTGTTCAGGGGGTAACCGCGCCTTCAGTCATCCCCTATGTCCCTGAACAGCCAAATGGAGTTGCCGTTATTGTCATCCCCGGCGGAGGTTACCGGAGGCAGGTACTGAACCTGGAGGGCGCCGATATCGCGAAATGGTTGAATTCCTTCGGGGTCACAGCGTTTGTGTTAAAACATAGAATGCCCGGAGACGGACATGAGCATGCGCTTGACGTACCTTTGCAGGACGGGCAAAGAGCGGTCAGGCTTGTTCGCAGCATGGCCTTTCAATATGGGATAAATCCGGAAAAAGTAGGTGTAATGGGATTTTCCGCAGGAGGGCATCTCGCCTCTGCATTAGGCACCTGTTACGATCGGAAATTTTATGAACCTATCGACTCGGCAGATCAGATCAGTGCCAAACCGGATTTTATGGTTCTGTGTTATCCCTGCATTTCCTTGAACGGCTGGGACGGGAAAGATAAGGACTTCCCTACCCCGCTTATGGAAATGGTGAAAAAGTACAGCACCGATGAACTGGTTACGAAGGATACGCCTACATCCTTTATCATGGTTGCTGACGACGATACTACAACCCCGGCGGAACACAGCGTCAGCTTCTATCTTGCCCTGCGAAAAGCACGTGTCTCTGCGGAGCTGCATGCGTATAAATCGGGAAAACACGGCTTTGGCATGGGTACGACCAAGGGTCCTGTGCAAGGCTGGACTGCGGCATGCAAAAGTTGGCTGGAAACCGTAACCGCCATGTAG
- a CDS encoding M48 family metallopeptidase, translating to MSLKKILLIWAGMVTVYAAVVAFYFLSQGEGAVPGAMAGGPADPATFMSGEQIHNVHRLSTIEYISFFISTPIKWTIMALLLALGVSAWFRDKAEDWFRLSGLRLIVFLFLLQVTLQLIELPLDYYLHSLNRAYGLSNQAIGSWLGDQAKSLVIDYCLSVPLYGLLLWAIKKSPQRWWLWGWIVSIPLTLFFTFVQPIVLDPVFNEFKPLQDEQLRQKILKLADEAGIPANQVYQVDKSKQTNTLNAYVSGIGASTRIVLWDTTLQKLKKDEILFIMAHEMGHYVKHHVLWGTLYGIAESLTGFWLVYRLYRRIHSKFGTELNVRGPYDMASLPVLFLLTSVLTFAASPLDNAISRMHEHSADQYAISLTQDKDAGIRAFQQLAANSLSDVNPPSLVQWFLGSHPTLAQRIDYVQHYPVIR from the coding sequence TTGAGCTTGAAAAAAATATTGTTGATCTGGGCGGGTATGGTGACGGTATATGCCGCAGTCGTTGCCTTTTATTTTCTTTCACAGGGCGAAGGGGCAGTACCGGGAGCTATGGCGGGAGGGCCGGCGGATCCGGCCACGTTTATGTCCGGGGAGCAGATTCACAATGTTCACCGGCTGTCAACGATCGAATATATCAGCTTTTTCATTTCGACTCCGATAAAATGGACGATTATGGCGCTGCTGCTTGCGCTTGGCGTTTCCGCGTGGTTCCGTGACAAAGCGGAAGACTGGTTCAGATTATCCGGCCTCAGGTTGATCGTCTTTCTGTTCCTGCTGCAGGTTACGCTTCAGCTCATCGAACTGCCGCTGGATTATTATTTGCACAGTCTCAACCGGGCATACGGCTTGTCCAACCAAGCAATCGGTTCGTGGCTCGGAGACCAGGCGAAGAGCCTTGTGATCGATTACTGCTTATCCGTTCCGTTATACGGCCTTTTGCTCTGGGCAATCAAAAAAAGTCCTCAGCGCTGGTGGCTTTGGGGCTGGATCGTCTCCATTCCGTTGACGCTCTTTTTCACATTCGTTCAGCCTATCGTGCTGGATCCGGTGTTTAACGAATTCAAGCCGCTGCAGGACGAGCAGCTACGTCAAAAAATATTAAAGCTTGCCGATGAAGCCGGCATTCCGGCGAATCAGGTTTATCAGGTGGACAAATCGAAACAGACGAATACGCTCAATGCCTATGTGAGCGGAATCGGCGCGTCAACAAGGATCGTGCTGTGGGACACAACGCTGCAGAAGCTGAAAAAAGACGAGATTTTGTTCATTATGGCCCACGAAATGGGGCACTACGTCAAACATCATGTATTGTGGGGCACTTTATACGGTATCGCTGAAAGTCTCACTGGCTTTTGGCTCGTTTACCGCCTGTACCGAAGGATCCATTCGAAGTTCGGCACCGAGCTGAATGTGCGCGGACCGTACGATATGGCAAGCCTTCCGGTGTTATTCCTGCTCACATCGGTGCTGACCTTTGCGGCTTCGCCGCTCGATAACGCCATATCCAGGATGCACGAACACAGTGCGGACCAATACGCTATTTCGCTCACGCAGGATAAAGACGCGGGAATCCGCGCCTTTCAACAGCTCGCGGCAAACAGCTTGTCCGATGTGAATCCGCCCTCGCTCGTGCAATGGTTTCTCGGCTCGCACCCTACACTCGCTCAGCGCATTGACTACGTGCAGCATTATCCGGTTATTCGTTAA